The Besnoitia besnoiti strain Bb-Ger1 chromosome Unknown contig00018, whole genome shotgun sequence genome includes the window TTGTCGCAGGTGACCAGGAACGGGCTGTGCACGCCCATTCGGAAAATCTGAAGACACAAAACAACAGAAAAAAACCGGCTACACTGGCGAAACGCGCGACGGACACCCGCCACACTGGCGAGCTGCCGACCGCCGCggaaaaaaggcgaaaaaatCAGACGCGAAACACACAACGATTACTCACCTTTCCGCCGACGCTCTGCTGCCAGaccggctgctgctgcttgcCGTCCCACATGCGCACGTAGCCGTCCCAGCTCGCTGAAGAAAAAAATAAGCCGATTCGCGTCACGGATGCGCCGCAGGCTCAGACTCGgggcagcgcctctctccaACCAGCCCGGTTTTCTCTTGCGAACGAAGACTCTTCGCCTCGAGTTTTCTGATTTTGCGGCTCGTTTCGGGGGACTTACCCGTGACGATAACGTTGTGGATCGGATTCCAtgcgacgctgcagacggGCTGGTCGTGCtgagaggaaaaagagagaaaaaacgagacaGACGTCGCGTGCCACCACCGAGAGAGCACACGCCGACAAGCTGCCTCCACACTCACACGCACATTCCATCTACCTCTGCATACCTCGATGGAGGTATGCATTTGTGGGAaaatataaatatgtatgtatatatgtacgtgtATGCCTGGAAGAATAAATGTGTGAATTCCTGCGCAGCCCGACTGCTGTTTTGGAGGCACGTGACTCGCACGAGCCGCCAGACAACTCAGGCGATGCCAGACAGCGGCACAGCCAGCGAAGCCACGttggaggacgcggaaagcAGAATCCCAGAGGAGGAAACGGAACCcagagaagcgcggcgaaaGAAAGCAggggacgaggcggcgcaacTGCCAacgcgcgccggagacggcCCGGTCGGCCGCCCTCACCACGGCAGAAATTGCCGAAAAAACACGCGGCAACGAACGATGAGACTTCAAAGAAAACCTCAGCGGGTAAGCAAAAACGCACACTTACCTGTGCTACGACTTGCGGGTTCGACGGACTCGCATTCAAATCGAAAAGCTTCACGGTCTTATCGCAGCATCCCACGAAAAGATGGTTTGAGGCCTGAAGGAAGCACGAACCGACGAGGTGGACGCATGAGCGCAACTGCATCGCAAAAAGGGCCCCGCGGACACCACGACAGACGCAGGGACCGACGGAGGGGATGCGGAGAGACACGACGGAaacgagcgacgcagaagtcACGCAGAAGGCATGCCGGtgcgaaacagagagacgTCGATACCCGAACGAGACCCtgacgcgaggagacgcgtcGGCAGCTGAAGACAGGCGCCGAGCGTCGACCGGTCCATGCGAGAAAACACAGACGGGTTTCGCGGTCCGCGTGCAGCGGGATTCTCCGAGAGTTCGAGATTTACTGGAAAGGAGAGCTTCAACTTACCGGGCCGAAAGTAGAACACAGCAGAGGAGCGGGCGCCTCCATGCAAaccttcgccgcggcttgAATTTGATTCCCGAACCCGGCGGAAATCTGCCAGATGCGCACCGAGTTATCCCAGCTTGTGCAGCTCAGCAGACTGCCGTCGCTCGACTaaaaacagagaagaaaaccaACTCCGCGCGAGACATACAGTTAGAAGAGCGAAAGACGCGCATCCGCGAGACGAGCCACAAGGTCGCCGCAGATCCCGACAACACGACAAACAGCGCTGAGATACTCGCGTGTAGAGggaaagaagcagacgcggagcAAGTCAAACGTtccaggagagagagacaggcagagaaagagagagaaagacatAGAGAACGAGACGCACGCCATGCCGCTTTGTTCCGGAAGAATGGAGAGCGTTCTGCGTGTGTGAGGCGACAAATTTTCACGGCAGCTCAACAGCGAACCGAGGCTCCTTCACAGAGCGCACATCACAAGGACGAAACGAGAAGATGCTGCTGGAAAACCCGACAGCAGAGCCTCTCGGCCTCGAGCATCACCCATTTTCCAGCCAACGCAACCTCCACGAAACGGCGCTGCCACGACCACCAGGGAAAGGCTCGGGAGAGGACGTGTCCCAACACataaaaaaagaaaaaaaatcAAAATATCAGCAACACCGCGAGCTGTGTGAGAAGAGTGTATGTATCCTACCCATCCGAGCTGAGAGATGCTGTCTCGCGGGCCGTTAGGCAGGTTTGTCGCGTTCGCCTTGTTGTAGTAGCTCAGCTGACCCCCCGCagtcgtcgctgccgtccCGGCTGCCGTCCTCGTGCCGTAGAACGACATGGTGAAAAAGTTAAAGATATGAAAAGAAAACCTGAGAGATCAGGAGAGAGAGTCCAGCGCATGCGAAAGAgcccgcgaagaggaaggagcgaGACCGATGACAGCCGCGCGGAAAGAAGTAGACGTGCGTCAGGGATGGAACCGAGGCGACAAGGAGACCGAGGGACGCGCAGAGTAGAACGCAATGGGGACGGCAAAGAAAGGTAATGACTGCGAGACAATGAAGGAGAAGAATGACGATGCCCAAAAAAGAGGGCGCCTCGCTACTACGCCAGGAGAGCAGGATGAGCAGGGAGCGGACGCGAAAGGTCGTCGCTCTTTTTTCGCTCCATCAGAGGCGCACGCCTGCCCAGGTACGCTTCGAGGGGCGAAGTCTCTCACAAATCGATCCTTTtggagacagcgagaacgAAAAACCTCTCGACTTCCGATgtcgagaagagaggagacagactgGGGAAGGAGACAACAAACAAtccagagagagcggaaTCCACAGGACAGCACCTCAGCGAACGACACCCGGAGTGTTTAGAAAAAAGGCCCCTGAAAGTGTCAAAGAGCCGAAGCGGTGCCAGGCACCTGAGGAATACAGGTCCACTGCTGTGCGAGCCGGTCGTTCAGAGGGAAACAGAGGAATCCAGGCTGTACAGACAGTCCGCGACAGCGGATACagaggaaaagaggaagCTCTGCGGGAAACctgcgcgacagagagacgagaagcaCCCGGAGGAGGAGTTGCAGCAGGCACAGCTGATACAGGAAACGAGacggcgcctcttctgcggacAGGGAAAAGCCCCAACCAGTCCGGCAAATCGACGAGTTGACagtggaagaagagaaggaggatACTGAGTAGGGGCTTGGCTGAAAGTCTCGAAGAGCTCCCGCGGATTCTGTGAGGAGTAACGCGAATCGGAATCTGGACCAGACGAACGAGGATGGGGGGCACAGCGAAGACAAATggcaaagaaaagggagaaGTGACCCGTAGAGCAGCGGGGAGCTGCAGTCGAAGCAAGGAAACAGAGTCGACGAGCTTACTATTCAGAGAAAAAGTTCCTTCATCTGACAACATCAGAAAAATCCGCGGGCCCGCCGGCGCACATACTGCGTGGTAAACAATTTCGCATGCGAAGCCTCTCAAAGAGTCCTGTGACTTTTCGACACTCTGCCGGTCGCCGTTCTTGACGCATACTCAGGTGTAGTTGAAAATTAGGTTTTGAAGAACAGACACTCTTCACATCAGATCTCTGACCACACAACGTGGAAGACGAAGCCTCGTCGCACGTTCGTGCGCTGGCGCGCAGATTtccggtgtatgtacactggCGGCGTGAGACACCGGTGGAGACGAAAACTGAAGTCTGAAGGCGTTCAGTCTCGTGCTTCTTTCCTTACTCTGATATTTCTCAGCCCGTAGCACTGCCCAGCCACGTGACGTCTCCACGTATACCGTGCGCGCACCAGGCTTTCTCCTTTCCTCACTCACTTGTTTTCTGTTGGATTTGCGCTCGGTTCTACTGGTCTGCACGCAGGAGTGTCGCTGCTTCGTCACATCCCTCGAGATAGGCCTTGGGAACACTACTTTTCAAGTAGTATTAATTTTCCTGTTGGCGTTCTGTTTGCTTTGTTGGTGGCTGCTTTTACCGCTCCAGTAGatctgcctcctcgtcttcgtttccGCAGATTCTTCGGCGCCCCTGGCCGTTGCCTGGTGGCTTCTCTCATCTGTGTCGCCTTCCCCAGAGCCCTCGTTTTGTCACGTGGTTTTTGTCGTATTTTTTGCCAAGTTAACCTGCATTGACTTCTTCCTTAATTACGTTTCACTTTTTTCTTTAGACGATCCCACGCTCAGCATGGCCTCGGCCTGCGTAGCCGTCGCCCCAAAGCCGGGTGGGAGGGGCTTTTGCCGGCGGCCGagcggccgcctcgctgcttcctcccCCTCCATTTCTCCGCCGAGTTGCTCCTCCCGTGCTGCTTCGGGGGCGTGGTGGATTGAAGCAGACGCCGGAGACTTGGTGCTTCCCTCGGTTCTTGTGGCCTTTCTGCGCGTCCTGCCGATcgctccttcctcgctcctgcttcagctcccgtcgcgtctctctccgctcgtTTCACCTGCTTCCTCCGTGTCTTCTGTCGTCTTGACTCTCGCTGAGCTTCCAGTTCTCACGttcccgcgaggcgcgctgtGCTCAGTCCAGGCGGCTCTGACCAGCCTCGCATCGTTGTATGCGCCTCTTGAGCGTCCGCCGCTCTGCCCTGTCGagtcgtctctctcggccGAACCTCGCGCTTCCCATGAGAAAGCCGGTGCGGATGCGGCAGATGGCTGCGAAGACACTGTCTGTCTCGTTCCTgcgttcttcctcttcgctctggttcgccgacgcctccgccttcccgcagacgcgcctctgcgtctgctcttcggcgcgcggGAGCTTCGCGCGTACTCtttcctgcctctctcgtccTTCGTGACCTCGTCTGCTCCCTCGAGCATTGCGGCAGCACTTCGGGCTCCGGAGACTCGCCAGCTGCATCCGTCGTTTACCTCCCTCTCCCTACTCTCGATCACAGGCTTGGATGCCTGTCAATGTGCAGGCTCGGCGCCAGGTCTTCCTTCTGCGCAGCCACGGCTGCAGCCGTTGTTGAGCCTGCAGGTGCTGTTTTCGCTCCCTGGCGGGAAGGGCGGTTTCGGTGCGTtgctgaagaagcagcggaagaagcagtcgcgcgccgcgctcaaCTTCGACATGAGCCGCGACCTCagcgggcgtcgcctgcgccacgcgcAAGTCGTTGAGAAAATCAAAGCTTGGATCACGAAAAAAATCCAAGAAAAACAAGCCGTCGAACTTTTGGCTGAGCAGACGGAAACCCTCACTATCGACGCGGTAAGCCAGGAGGGAAAGGGCTATTTCGGCAAATACGAAAATGAGGGAGCAACTCTGCGAAGTGCTGTGCAAGAGAGCAGCAGAATCCACGCGACTCGCCTCGTTTTATGCGGAGAGGTTGCTTCTGTCGAGTTCTTTCGCGCGTGGACTGCAACCACGCCAAGAGTGTGGACTATGCAACCggtttctcgtcttcgtgtTTGGCTGTAGTTTTTCGTTCGCTATCTTCATTTTTTGGAGCGTGCCTTGGGTTGGTCTCAGGAGACGAAGGACTCGAaacctgcggcggcgctcgacgagAGTTTCATTCGGTCGCTTAAGGACAACTCTGTGCAGATGCCCATGCTGATTGGTCAGGGCCTCCGCGAAGCAAAAGAGACGCAGTAAGCGGCGAACTTGTGCGAAAGCATTCATCCAAACAAAGAAGGCTTTCTTCTGCTGGCTTTCTAGCTGCTTTCAAATCGAAGCTGTCAGCTGGAAGCCTGCGCGACCTCGACAGCTCTgccgtttcctctctctcgagctACGTCGTGCCTGTCCCTGTTTATCTTCCGCCTACATTTTCTTTTCATCGCgcacgacgccgcggacgcttCGAGAGATAAAATTGTCTTTGCTGTTTGTAAATTAGCGGCAAAATGGCAACCAAATATGCAGAGTTTTTGTGTTCTGCCGCGTGTCTTCAGGGAGGCGCTTCGAGCCGAGGAGGCTAAAAAGAAGAGTCTTTCTTTCGCGAAGGTCAAGAAGCAAAGCAACTGGTTCCTTCACAGAGACCTCTTCGATGATGATGatgacgaggacgacgatgAAGATGACGACAACGAGTCAGATGGCTCAACAGCCATCGCCAAGGCGCCTCCCTCATCCTCGTatttctcgtcttcctcctcttcttcgtcgtcttctagttcctcttcttcctcctcctcttctttttacgcgtctgcggcggcgccgcgattcgaggcgcgcgagcgagagcagGTGATGCAGAAGGCAGCAAAGTCCTCCTTCGCGTGGCTCGGCGGTATCTGCGGGAAACCTCCCTCCTGTCCGTCCTcatcttccttttcttcttcttcagctgtttctgcctctgctgcggcgtcgtcggaggcggagatgcgcgacagggagagagaagaagccaaGAAGATGGAAGAAAAGATACAGCGAGAAGCGGACGCGCTGGACGTCTCGCAGTTCTCGAGTGCCGAGGAGCTTGAGAAGAACGTCGACCCCGAAGGTACACCGCCACTCAATCAAGGCACAGGAAATTCGCGGTCAGCCTTCGCAGCAGCTTGCGTTTTTGCAGCATGAGACTTAAACCCGACGAAAGAAAATGTGCAACTTTTTCTAcccggctgccggcggctgTTTTGTTTTCAGTGCTCAAGAAGAAGCTTATGATGCTCGGATGGAAGTGCGGAGGGCGCCCCGCGGAAAGGTAAAACTAGTTCTTCTCAGAAGAGAATTACTCTGGGGGGCCTTCTGTCGCATTTGCAtccgctctgcagctccggTCTTGCCCGGCGCTCAGGCCCAGCGTGCCATTGCTATTCTATTTTTCTATGtacttatatatatgaatatatatatatatatatatatattcatatacacacatatatgcgtgtatgcGCGTCGGTCTATTTGCATGCAtccaatatatatatatatatatatatatatatatatatatatatacactgACGTAGAGCCTCCTATGCATGAGCATGCGCTCAGGCGTTTACCTTCCGCTCTCGGCGAgtgttttttcctttttttcggTATTATTGAGAGCTTGACTACGCCGAGCCCGATGGGACTTTGAGCGGCTTCTGCTCTAGTCGCCCCTTCACTCTGCGCATAGATGTCCGGATTCCTTCCCcggtgcggctgcgcgcttTCTATTTCATCAGTCTatctgcgtgtgcggctgTTTGCTTTCTGTGGAGCGGCCGTCGGTCCGTGGCTGATTTTCACTCAACATGCCTGAGGGTCTCGCGCATCTTTTTCTTGCGGGGCTTTCTTTTTCCagggctgcgcggctgttTCTGCTCAAGACGCTGAACGGGAAACCGCCGCCCAGCAGCGTGCTAGCGCCAAAGAAAAAGTGAACGCATCCAGCGCATGACGAACACCCTCAGGACGAGCTCGCGCAGaatctctccctctctcgagTTTGAACTAGAGACAGAGCGCTAGTCAGACATGGAGCTGCGCGGCATGAGGATGCCAAGACGCGACTacctctgcagctcctcctcagcCGTCTGAAGGACATGGCAGGGCCGCGTAGCGGCTCAGACTTAAGGTCGCGGCGTTGAGGTTTGGGCTGCCGTCTGGGGCATGTagcgcgcctgctcgcgaAAGCCTCCTCCCCTCAAGTGCAGAGCATACCCTCAGCAGGCGTGGCGTGCCAGCGGAGCGGAGTCTGCGAATTCGTTTTTTTTCGGTAGTGTCGTCCTTTTGGGagaagcgcgggcgccttttctgcgggcgcggcctaCCTGGTCGTGTGGGTTTACTCGGTTGCGAGAGAAAAATGGACCTGTGCTTTTTCTCCGCTGTGGCGTGCGCGCGATCGAGTCGCAACGGGGGATGCACTGTGTCTCACCGGCGTCCGTGACGCTTGTCCTCCGCTATTTGCTGCGTGCGCTTTCTCTGCTGGATGTGAAGAGCTTTCGTTACTCTCAAGAGTTGCCTTCTAACGTGGTGACGCTGCAGCGACTCAGGCGTCGTCTTGCGAACTCGCGTCCCTGCCtgagtgagagagagagaggagccggggtgaagcagagagaagtTTCTGCTTCGGCCCTGTGGAGCccgggaggcgaagaggtTGACACAAAGAGCGTTTGGCGCTCTCGACTTCATCGTCATAGTCAGAAAGAAAAGACGATGACGAACAGGCTACTCTGCCTCTAacacgcggcctctgcggcgcggcgggttTAATCTGAATAGAAAAGCGGCTCGCTTCGCGTGTCCGAAGCGCCTGTTGAAAAATTGAGATGGGCGCGTT containing:
- a CDS encoding uncharacterized protein (encoded by transcript BESB_032900), with protein sequence MASACVAVAPKPGGRGFCRRPSGRLAASSPSISPPSCSSRAASGAWWIEADAGDLVLPSVLVAFLRVLPIAPSSLLLQLPSRLSPLVSPASSVSSVVLTLAELPVLTFPRGALCSVQAALTSLASLYAPLERPPLCPVESSLSAEPRASHEKAGADAADGCEDTVCLVPAFFLFALVRRRLRLPADAPLRLLFGARELRAYSFLPLSSFVTSSAPSSIAAALRAPETRQLHPSFTSLSLLSITGLDACQCAGSAPGLPSAQPRLQPLLSLQVLFSLPGGKGGFGALLKKQRKKQSRAALNFDMSRDLSGRRLRHAQVVEKIKAWITKKIQEKQAVELLAEQTETLTIDAETKDSKPAAALDESFIRSLKDNSVQMPMLIGQGLREAKETQEALRAEEAKKKSLSFAKVKKQSNWFLHRDLFDDDDDEDDDEDDDNESDGSTAIAKAPPSSSYFSSSSSSSSSSSSSSSSSSSFYASAAAPRFEAREREQVMQKAAKSSFAWLGGICGKPPSCPSSSSFSSSSAVSASAAASSEAEMRDREREEAKKMEEKIQREADALDVSQFSSAEELEKNVDPEVLKKKLMMLGWKCGGRPAERAARLFLLKTLNGKPPPSSVLAPKKK